The following proteins come from a genomic window of Ilumatobacter coccineus YM16-304:
- a CDS encoding P-II family nitrogen regulator, whose product MKLITAVIKPFKLDEVKDALKTHGVTGITVSEVRGFGRQGGHTETYRGAEYQIDFVPKVSLSIVIDDEQVDGVVDVIANAARSQKIGDGKIWVTNVDRVVRIRTGEEGIDAV is encoded by the coding sequence ATGAAACTCATCACCGCTGTCATCAAGCCGTTCAAACTCGACGAGGTCAAGGACGCGCTCAAAACGCATGGCGTCACCGGCATCACCGTCAGCGAAGTTCGCGGGTTCGGGCGCCAGGGCGGTCACACCGAGACGTACCGCGGCGCCGAGTACCAGATCGATTTCGTTCCGAAGGTGAGCTTGTCGATCGTGATCGACGACGAGCAGGTCGATGGTGTCGTCGACGTCATCGCCAACGCGGCACGGAGCCAGAAGATCGGCGACGGAAAGATCTGGGTCACGAACGTCGATCGCGTCGTTCGCATTCGCACCGGCGAAGAGGGCATCGACGCCGTCTGA